The Corynebacterium comes genome window below encodes:
- the dapB gene encoding 4-hydroxy-tetrahydrodipicolinate reductase produces the protein MAIKVGVLGAKGRVGSAVCDGVNAADDLELVAQVDQDDDLQMLIDAGAEVVVDFTTPGSVMGNLEFCVANGINAVVGTTGFDEERLNQVREWCAADGAGNVLIAPNFAVSAVLAMAFAKQAARFFDSAEVVEYHHPHKLDAPSGTAIHTAQGIAQARREAGLGPIPDATEQTLEGARGADVDGVRVHGIRMTGMVAHEDIIFGSQGQTLTIRQDSYDRTSFVPGVLLGVREVAGHDGLTVGLDGYLGV, from the coding sequence ATGGCCATCAAGGTGGGAGTGCTCGGCGCGAAGGGACGTGTCGGTTCGGCGGTGTGCGACGGCGTGAACGCCGCAGACGACCTCGAGCTGGTTGCACAGGTCGATCAGGACGATGACCTCCAGATGCTCATCGACGCCGGCGCTGAGGTCGTCGTCGACTTCACCACCCCGGGTTCCGTGATGGGCAACCTGGAGTTCTGCGTCGCCAACGGAATCAACGCGGTGGTGGGCACCACCGGCTTCGACGAGGAGCGCCTCAACCAGGTACGCGAGTGGTGCGCCGCCGACGGTGCCGGCAACGTGCTCATCGCCCCGAACTTCGCCGTCTCCGCGGTGCTGGCCATGGCCTTCGCCAAGCAGGCCGCCCGGTTCTTCGACTCCGCCGAGGTTGTCGAGTACCACCACCCCCACAAGTTGGATGCGCCGTCCGGTACCGCCATCCACACCGCGCAGGGCATCGCCCAGGCGCGTCGTGAGGCCGGCCTGGGCCCCATCCCGGACGCCACCGAGCAGACCCTCGAGGGTGCCCGCGGCGCCGACGTCGACGGCGTCAGGGTCCACGGCATCCGCATGACCGGCATGGTCGCGCACGAGGACATCATCTTCGGCTCCCAGGGCCAGACCCTGACCATCCGGCAGGACTCCTATGACCGCACCTCCTTCGTGCCCGGCGTGCTCCTCGGCGTGCGCGAAGTGGCCGGGCACGACGGCCTGACCGTGGGGCTCGACGGCTACCTGGGGGTCTGA
- the thyX gene encoding FAD-dependent thymidylate synthase, with product MAKPVELQVQLIAATRFTPPPGVDWSADATATDAEALVEFAGRACYESFDKPNPRTAANDAYLRHIMEVGHAALLEHATATLYVRGISRSATHELVRHRHFSFSQLSQRFVHSDEAEVVLPKLIADDPQLATLMLRAVDESRFVYQELLDALEERLSDEPNALLRKKQARQAARSVLPNATESRIVVTGNYRAWRHFIGARATEHADVEIRALAVSCLRLLAEQSPVLFADFQISRLSDGTEMAVSPYATDF from the coding sequence GTGGCGAAGCCTGTCGAGCTTCAGGTACAGCTGATCGCGGCGACCCGGTTCACGCCGCCCCCGGGGGTGGACTGGTCCGCCGACGCCACGGCGACCGACGCCGAGGCGCTCGTCGAGTTCGCCGGTCGCGCCTGCTACGAGTCATTCGACAAGCCCAACCCGCGCACCGCGGCAAACGACGCCTACCTCCGTCACATCATGGAGGTCGGCCACGCCGCACTTCTCGAGCACGCCACCGCGACGCTCTACGTCCGCGGCATCTCCCGCTCAGCCACCCATGAGCTGGTCCGCCACCGGCACTTCAGCTTCTCGCAGCTCTCCCAACGTTTCGTCCATTCGGACGAGGCCGAGGTCGTGCTGCCGAAGCTCATCGCCGACGATCCGCAGCTGGCCACGCTGATGCTGCGGGCGGTCGACGAGTCCCGTTTCGTCTACCAGGAGCTTCTCGACGCCCTCGAGGAGCGGCTCTCCGATGAGCCGAACGCGCTGCTGCGCAAGAAGCAGGCCCGCCAGGCGGCCCGCAGCGTGCTGCCCAACGCCACCGAATCCCGCATCGTCGTCACCGGCAACTACCGTGCCTGGCGGCACTTCATCGGTGCCCGGGCCACCGAGCACGCTGACGTGGAGATTCGTGCCCTGGCGGTGTCCTGCCTGCGTCTGCTGGCAGAGCAGTCCCCGGTGCTGTTCGCGGACTTCCAGATATCCCGGCTCTCCGACGGCACCGAAATGGCCGTCAGCCCCTACGCCACAGACTTCTAG
- the dapA gene encoding 4-hydroxy-tetrahydrodipicolinate synthase yields MSTGLTAKTGAEHFGTVSVAMVTPFDRHGALDIDAGRRIAAHLVDNGLDALVLAGTTGESPTTTLAEKMDLLRAVKEEVGDRAKLIAGAGTNDTAASVELARASAEAGADALLVVTPYYSKPSQEGLYQHFSAVAGATDLPVCLYDIPPRSSIPIAPDTLRRLAEIPNVLAVKDAKGNMGESALLMRETGLAYYSGDDPLNIPWLSIGATGFISVVGHAAPRALRELYTSFEEGDLARAREINATVLSPLIAAQARLGGASMAKAALRLQGFEVGDPRLPVVAPDEQEIEGLRRDMEKAGVL; encoded by the coding sequence ATGAGTACAGGTTTGACAGCGAAGACCGGAGCTGAACACTTCGGCACAGTCTCCGTCGCCATGGTCACCCCCTTTGACCGTCACGGCGCCCTCGATATCGATGCCGGCCGTCGTATCGCCGCACATCTCGTCGACAACGGACTTGATGCGCTGGTCCTCGCCGGCACCACCGGCGAGTCCCCCACGACCACGCTGGCGGAGAAGATGGATCTGCTCAGGGCGGTGAAGGAGGAGGTCGGCGACCGCGCGAAGCTCATCGCGGGTGCCGGCACCAACGACACCGCCGCCTCTGTCGAACTTGCCCGGGCCTCCGCCGAGGCTGGCGCTGACGCGCTGCTGGTGGTCACCCCGTACTACTCCAAACCCAGCCAGGAAGGTCTCTACCAGCACTTCTCGGCTGTCGCAGGCGCCACCGACCTGCCGGTGTGTCTCTATGACATTCCGCCGCGTTCCTCCATCCCGATCGCACCGGACACCCTCCGCCGACTCGCGGAGATCCCGAATGTACTTGCGGTTAAGGACGCGAAGGGTAACATGGGGGAGTCTGCACTGCTCATGCGTGAGACCGGTCTCGCCTACTACTCGGGTGATGATCCGTTGAACATCCCGTGGCTGTCAATCGGTGCCACAGGTTTCATCTCCGTGGTCGGACATGCCGCACCGCGTGCCCTGCGTGAGCTGTACACAAGTTTCGAGGAAGGCGACCTCGCCCGTGCGCGGGAAATCAACGCCACTGTTCTTTCACCGCTGATCGCCGCTCAGGCCCGCCTGGGTGGTGCCAGCATGGCCAAGGCTGCTCTGCGACTGCAGGGCTTTGAGGTGGGGGATCCGCGTCTTCCTGTCGTCGCTCCCGACGAGCAGGAGATCGAGGGCCTCCGCCGTGACATGGAAAAGGCTGGAGTCCTTTAA
- a CDS encoding VOC family protein, with protein MRINITSIYVEDQDKARDFYVDRLGFEVRHDIPVEGSARWLTLVSPEHPEGPELLLEPMGHPAAQVFCRALYADAVPFTQFEVTDIHAEHARLRDLGVHFVMEPTEAGSVTVAVLDDTCGHYIQLMQPSTTIGP; from the coding sequence ATGCGAATCAACATCACCTCGATCTACGTCGAGGATCAGGACAAGGCCCGCGATTTCTACGTCGACAGGCTCGGATTCGAGGTCAGGCACGACATCCCCGTCGAGGGCAGTGCCCGCTGGCTGACGCTCGTCTCGCCGGAGCATCCCGAGGGTCCCGAACTGCTCCTCGAGCCCATGGGCCACCCCGCGGCGCAGGTCTTCTGCAGGGCCCTCTACGCGGACGCGGTGCCGTTCACCCAGTTCGAGGTCACCGACATCCACGCCGAGCACGCGCGTCTCCGCGACCTCGGCGTGCACTTCGTCATGGAGCCCACCGAGGCCGGTTCCGTCACCGTCGCCGTGCTGGATGACACCTGCGGCCACTACATCCAGCTGATGCAGCCTTCCACAACGATTGGGCCATAA
- a CDS encoding DNA translocase FtsK produces MSVRNSAPRSTKRSPDRGRTADRTRPSSTTGSKGSKAAVAPTSAFRAAETSEERTGSASRAVIDGLGTLFGATARGMGNLTRGVGRKQSDDEATSREAEKTVIIDKSSATDDEDSRPGADKDGVALILIGLAAVLGASVWLDIAGPVGEAISHVTHLAIGAGALILPVALVGLAIALMMGVSNDPGDRPRIAVGTTLIVVSMLGLVHVFAGNPVDWVGRSTAGGAVGTWTGGTLAAGFSSYVAIPLLILVIIYGALKVTGITTRQAFDYARELIGEVRLPGTDDDDRDEDLYGHVDDDIDDLAEGRRRAPRPAVRPAPKKRALPRASTSTPLDNYPAEPDHAEEFEHDTQHTLFDTPVKRERTDTDEFPAVHAEPVEDAVGQSREAIRQAILARSGIDAAAVPATTPKSELQATPAPAPRQPESTTDYRLPSTDLLIDGERPKTRTEANDRMIEAITDVFSEFSVDATVTGFSRGPTVTRYEVELGPGVKVSKITNLQSNLAYAVATDNIRLLTPIPGKSLVGIEVPNLDREMVRLADVLNAPATRGNHDSMLIGLGKDIEGDFVSHSVQKMPHLLVAGSTGSGKSAFINSLLVSLLTRATPEEVRLILVDPKMVELTPYEGIPHLITPIITQPKKAAAALQWLVEEMEQRYMDMKSARVRHIKDYNRKVKSGEVTTPPGSQREYRPYPFIICVVDELADLMMTAPKEVENSIVRITQKARAAGIHLVLATQRPSVDVVTGLIKTNVPSRLAFATSSLTDSRVILDQAGAEKLIGMGDALFIPQGAGKPQRLQGAYVTDEEVSAVVEAAKLQAQPNYTEGVTEDKASDTKKEIDDDIGKDIDDLLEAVELVVTSQLGSTSMLQRKLRIGFAKAGRLMDLMETRGVVGPSEGSKARDVLVKPDELDTILWMIKGADPADAPKEAGWEDESTPEGAEDDTRIVQATYNPSSGAF; encoded by the coding sequence ATGTCTGTACGAAACTCGGCGCCACGCTCCACCAAGCGCTCCCCGGACCGGGGACGCACGGCTGACCGCACCCGACCCTCGAGCACGACCGGTTCCAAGGGGTCGAAGGCCGCGGTCGCTCCGACATCCGCGTTCCGTGCCGCCGAAACCTCCGAGGAGAGGACCGGCAGTGCTTCTCGTGCTGTCATCGACGGGCTGGGCACCCTCTTCGGGGCGACCGCCCGGGGCATGGGCAACCTCACCCGGGGAGTGGGCAGAAAGCAGAGCGACGACGAAGCGACGAGCAGAGAGGCGGAGAAGACCGTCATCATCGACAAATCCTCAGCCACGGACGACGAAGACTCCCGCCCCGGCGCCGACAAGGACGGCGTCGCCCTCATCCTCATCGGCCTGGCCGCGGTGCTGGGCGCATCGGTGTGGCTGGACATCGCCGGCCCCGTGGGTGAGGCGATCTCCCACGTGACCCACCTGGCGATCGGCGCCGGCGCACTCATTCTGCCGGTGGCTCTCGTCGGCCTGGCGATCGCGCTCATGATGGGCGTGAGCAACGACCCCGGTGATCGACCGCGTATCGCCGTGGGCACCACGCTCATCGTCGTCTCCATGCTCGGCCTGGTCCACGTCTTCGCCGGCAACCCGGTGGACTGGGTGGGACGCAGCACCGCCGGAGGTGCCGTGGGCACCTGGACCGGCGGCACGCTCGCCGCCGGGTTCAGCTCCTATGTCGCGATCCCGCTGCTCATCCTCGTGATCATCTACGGCGCGCTCAAGGTCACCGGCATCACCACCCGGCAGGCTTTCGACTACGCCCGCGAGCTGATCGGTGAGGTCCGTCTGCCGGGTACGGACGACGATGACCGGGATGAAGATCTCTACGGCCACGTGGACGACGACATCGACGACCTCGCCGAGGGGCGCCGGCGTGCGCCCCGACCGGCGGTGCGACCGGCTCCGAAGAAGCGGGCGCTCCCGCGGGCGTCGACAAGCACCCCGCTGGACAACTACCCGGCTGAGCCCGACCACGCCGAGGAGTTCGAACACGACACTCAGCACACGCTCTTCGACACCCCCGTCAAACGTGAACGCACCGACACGGACGAGTTCCCGGCCGTCCATGCCGAGCCGGTCGAGGACGCCGTCGGGCAGTCACGCGAAGCGATACGCCAGGCCATCCTCGCGCGCTCGGGTATCGACGCCGCCGCCGTCCCCGCCACGACCCCGAAGTCCGAGCTCCAGGCAACCCCCGCCCCCGCACCGCGACAGCCGGAGAGCACCACCGACTACCGGCTGCCGAGCACCGATCTGCTCATCGACGGCGAACGGCCCAAGACCCGCACCGAGGCCAATGACCGGATGATCGAGGCGATCACCGACGTCTTCAGCGAGTTCAGCGTCGACGCCACGGTCACCGGTTTCTCGCGTGGTCCGACCGTCACCCGCTACGAGGTTGAACTGGGTCCGGGCGTGAAGGTCTCCAAGATCACCAATCTGCAGTCCAACCTGGCGTATGCCGTGGCGACGGACAACATCCGACTGCTCACCCCGATCCCGGGTAAATCGCTGGTCGGTATCGAGGTACCCAACCTCGACCGGGAAATGGTCCGTCTGGCGGACGTCCTCAACGCGCCCGCCACCCGCGGGAACCACGACTCGATGCTCATCGGTCTGGGCAAGGACATCGAAGGCGATTTCGTCTCCCACTCCGTGCAGAAGATGCCGCACCTGCTCGTCGCCGGTTCCACCGGTTCGGGTAAGTCCGCGTTCATCAACTCCCTGCTCGTGTCGCTGCTCACGCGCGCCACCCCGGAGGAGGTCCGCCTCATTCTCGTCGACCCGAAGATGGTCGAGCTGACCCCGTACGAGGGCATCCCGCACCTGATCACCCCCATCATCACCCAGCCGAAGAAGGCCGCGGCCGCGCTGCAGTGGCTCGTGGAGGAGATGGAGCAGCGCTACATGGACATGAAGTCCGCGCGCGTGCGCCACATCAAGGACTACAACCGCAAGGTCAAGTCCGGTGAGGTCACCACTCCGCCCGGTTCCCAGCGCGAGTACCGGCCGTACCCGTTCATCATCTGTGTCGTCGATGAGCTCGCCGACCTCATGATGACCGCGCCGAAGGAGGTCGAGAACTCCATCGTCCGGATCACCCAGAAGGCGCGTGCCGCCGGCATCCACCTCGTCCTGGCCACCCAGCGCCCCTCGGTGGACGTGGTCACGGGCCTGATCAAGACGAACGTGCCGTCCCGGCTCGCCTTCGCCACTTCCTCCCTCACGGACTCGCGCGTCATCCTCGACCAGGCGGGTGCAGAGAAGCTCATCGGCATGGGCGACGCCCTGTTCATCCCGCAGGGCGCCGGCAAACCCCAGCGACTGCAGGGCGCCTATGTCACCGACGAGGAAGTCTCCGCAGTTGTGGAGGCCGCCAAGCTCCAGGCTCAGCCGAACTACACCGAGGGAGTGACCGAGGACAAGGCCTCCGACACCAAGAAGGAGATCGACGACGACATCGGCAAGGACATCGACGACCTGCTTGAGGCCGTCGAACTCGTCGTCACCTCGCAGCTCGGCTCGACCTCGATGCTGCAGCGCAAGCTGCGCATCGGTTTCGCCAAGGCCGGCCGACTCATGGACCTGATGGAGACCCGAGGTGTCGTGGGCCCCTCCGAGGGATCCAAGGCCCGGGACGTCCTGGTCAAGCCCGACGAACTCGACACCATCCTCTGGATGATCAAGGGCGCCGACCCTGCCGACGCCCCGAAGGAGGCCGGCTGGGAGGACGAGTCCACCCCTGAGGGGGCGGAGGATGACACCCGCATCGTCCAGGCAACCTACAACCCCTCATCAGGGGCGTTCTAG
- a CDS encoding TIGR03085 family metal-binding protein, with amino-acid sequence MSFSSVERARLADLLIELGPDAPTLCEGWDTRDMAVHLYLRENRPLAAVGMFVPGLSGLLAKASARAGERDYAELVRDWAAGPGRLSPVRYIDRFMNTAEHFIHHEDVRRGDGVARPRDFSAVVQKQLNQILSSSAPRFLRNSATPVILHPTGFPRIVAADQRGVSVDGENVLRVSGNVGELLLWVFGRDAVELTFEGNPEDAHRSSL; translated from the coding sequence ATGTCTTTTTCCTCCGTTGAACGCGCCCGCCTCGCCGACCTGCTCATTGAGCTCGGCCCCGACGCCCCCACCCTCTGCGAAGGGTGGGACACCCGCGATATGGCGGTGCACCTCTACCTCCGTGAGAACCGGCCGTTGGCCGCCGTCGGGATGTTCGTGCCGGGGTTGTCCGGACTCCTGGCCAAGGCGAGCGCCAGAGCGGGGGAGCGGGACTACGCTGAACTGGTCCGGGACTGGGCGGCGGGCCCGGGGAGGTTGAGTCCGGTCAGATACATCGACCGCTTCATGAACACCGCGGAGCATTTCATCCACCACGAGGACGTCCGCCGGGGCGACGGCGTGGCCCGTCCCCGGGATTTCAGCGCGGTGGTGCAGAAGCAGCTGAATCAGATTCTCTCGTCTTCGGCGCCCAGGTTTCTCCGGAACAGTGCCACTCCGGTGATCCTGCACCCGACCGGTTTCCCACGCATCGTCGCGGCGGATCAGCGGGGGGTGAGCGTCGACGGAGAGAACGTTCTGCGGGTCTCCGGCAATGTGGGGGAGTTGCTGTTGTGGGTTTTCGGCCGCGACGCCGTCGAATTGACATTCGAGGGCAATCCCGAAGATGCCCACCGATCAAGCCTTTGA
- a CDS encoding AMIN-like domain-containing (lipo)protein produces MTAYRRPLVPVALTVAALLLVACGDGGGYTAPSSDTAPPSQASATERPLGQPDLAPKTREVTGTGNPTLLENIRSGRHQGFDRVVFDLSDGEEPGWRVDYVDEAMQQASGLPVDVEGDALLHVVITNTTYPFELGIEDPFEPGTYPGAGVVNEVAYTGIFEGHTESYIGLDRELPYSVTLLSNPTRLVIDVEHLPG; encoded by the coding sequence ATGACCGCTTATCGACGCCCCCTCGTCCCCGTCGCCCTCACCGTCGCAGCTCTGCTGCTCGTCGCCTGCGGTGACGGCGGCGGATACACCGCGCCGAGCAGCGACACCGCCCCACCTTCCCAGGCCTCCGCCACCGAACGCCCCCTGGGCCAGCCGGACCTGGCGCCCAAGACACGGGAGGTGACCGGGACAGGGAACCCGACCCTGCTCGAGAACATCCGGAGCGGCCGCCACCAGGGCTTCGACCGCGTCGTCTTCGACCTGAGCGACGGTGAAGAGCCGGGCTGGCGGGTCGACTACGTGGACGAAGCCATGCAGCAGGCCTCCGGCCTTCCCGTGGACGTGGAGGGTGACGCCCTCCTGCACGTGGTGATCACCAACACCACCTACCCCTTTGAACTCGGGATCGAGGATCCCTTCGAGCCCGGCACCTACCCGGGGGCAGGGGTGGTCAACGAGGTCGCCTACACGGGTATCTTCGAGGGCCACACCGAAAGCTACATCGGGCTCGACCGGGAACTCCCCTACTCGGTGACCCTGCTGAGCAACCCCACCCGCCTGGTCATCGACGTCGAGCATCTGCCCGGGTAG